In one window of Leptospira sp. WS92.C1 DNA:
- a CDS encoding HEAT repeat domain-containing protein: MLLTSSIAAAETPKDEFKEKVINSSRTQVSAIGEIRTKNRLDLVKELIPIFQNESTEEKVQFAILKLFGDLDDLDSVASNWVGALDSVFQKTTNVSLKKEILLLAEKKKEKRLIYSVIAAMTDPETELRILSYRLMQLLKDDRALPVLLDLSLSKDPVQRLYFLESSLIIKDERIQNQIHKLANDESSGVRKKYLIVINRLGMTEKFSQFQKSATSDSDDDVRLVALEILKNKKNRQNLPLFYKGLTDLNPDIRRVSLEALLIFQDKQAAKLISDQLVKEDVLFLKARMIDLLLDLGNNGGGQGILSVLTTGEEAELRTRAAFAVGKLGANTSASELTKILSEEKENMVKWQLIHSLGELKDKNAVPALLVLARNQKEKINLRVEAVVTIRTINDPDSLPSIFEAYVSENEKSVRVELENTLREILNLKFPPRLP, from the coding sequence ATTTTACTGACTTCTTCGATCGCCGCCGCAGAAACCCCCAAAGACGAATTTAAAGAAAAGGTAATCAACTCTTCGCGGACACAGGTTTCCGCGATCGGTGAAATTCGTACTAAAAATCGATTGGATCTGGTAAAGGAATTGATACCGATTTTTCAGAACGAATCGACGGAAGAGAAAGTTCAATTCGCGATTTTGAAACTGTTTGGGGATCTGGACGATCTGGACAGTGTCGCGTCTAATTGGGTAGGAGCGTTGGATTCGGTATTTCAAAAGACGACTAACGTATCCCTCAAAAAGGAAATTTTACTTTTAGCGGAAAAGAAAAAGGAAAAACGGCTGATCTATTCGGTGATCGCCGCGATGACGGATCCGGAAACGGAACTACGAATTCTGAGTTATCGGTTGATGCAACTTTTAAAGGACGATAGAGCCTTGCCGGTTTTATTGGATCTGTCGCTTTCCAAGGATCCGGTTCAGAGATTATACTTTTTGGAATCTTCTCTCATCATCAAAGACGAACGAATTCAAAATCAGATACATAAGCTTGCAAACGATGAAAGTTCCGGAGTTCGAAAGAAATATCTGATCGTGATCAATCGTCTCGGAATGACCGAAAAATTTTCCCAGTTTCAAAAATCCGCAACGAGTGATTCGGATGATGACGTTCGTTTAGTTGCGCTTGAAATTCTTAAAAACAAAAAGAACCGTCAGAATCTTCCTCTTTTTTACAAAGGATTGACGGATCTTAATCCGGACATCCGAAGAGTCTCTTTGGAGGCCTTGTTGATTTTTCAGGATAAACAGGCGGCAAAGCTGATCTCCGATCAGCTCGTCAAAGAGGACGTGCTTTTTCTAAAAGCAAGAATGATCGATCTTCTTTTGGATCTCGGAAACAACGGAGGAGGACAGGGAATCCTTTCGGTTTTAACCACCGGAGAAGAGGCGGAACTTCGAACGAGGGCGGCCTTTGCGGTGGGAAAACTCGGAGCCAATACGAGCGCTTCCGAGCTCACCAAAATTTTATCCGAAGAAAAAGAAAATATGGTGAAATGGCAATTGATTCATTCTTTGGGAGAACTCAAAGATAAAAACGCCGTGCCTGCGTTACTCGTGCTTGCTAGAAATCAAAAAGAAAAAATAAATTTAAGGGTCGAAGCCGTGGTTACGATCCGGACGATCAATGATCCGGACAGCCTTCCTTCCATTTTTGAAGCATACGTGTCCGAAAACGAAAAATCCGTTCGTGTGGAATTGGAAAATACATTACGCGAAATTCTAAATCTAAAGTTTCCTCCTCGCCTTCCTTAA
- the ribE gene encoding 6,7-dimethyl-8-ribityllumazine synthase, with translation MIQELKADLNGKGQKHCIIVSRFNEFITDSLLKGALESFRMHGVKEEDVTVVRVPGAYEMPVIVAKAAASKKYNSIVCLGAVIRGATAHFDFVAGESAKIGLIGVQYSLPVVFGVLTTDTIEQAIERAGTKAGNKGAEAAATAIEMVNLLSLL, from the coding sequence ATGATCCAAGAACTGAAAGCAGATCTAAACGGAAAGGGACAAAAACATTGTATTATTGTCTCCCGCTTTAATGAATTTATCACCGACAGCCTTTTGAAAGGGGCTCTTGAATCTTTCCGTATGCACGGAGTAAAAGAAGAAGACGTGACCGTGGTCCGAGTTCCCGGCGCGTATGAGATGCCGGTCATCGTTGCAAAAGCCGCAGCTTCCAAAAAATACAATTCCATCGTTTGTCTGGGCGCCGTGATCCGCGGAGCCACCGCACACTTTGATTTTGTAGCGGGCGAATCGGCTAAGATCGGTTTGATCGGTGTGCAATACTCCCTTCCGGTTGTGTTCGGAGTTTTGACCACGGATACGATCGAACAGGCGATCGAAAGAGCCGGTACAAAAGCGGGAAACAAGGGCGCGGAAGCCGCCGCCACGGCCATTGAAATGGTCAACTTGCTCTCCCTTCTTTAA
- a CDS encoding tetratricopeptide repeat protein, whose protein sequence is MLVIVANQKVLSRSFFSLSIRFVCSLSLILTLFECNIYRRIFPKQDLFLKSLNLPDWVLDSSIKLRVLSGLQDLPNPEDSLPEDEIATFENRARRILATSPQAMKDLFEATGCIDGSKLAGIRANRITEREEDVWFAICQNGKEDAIIFRLFQMGNSDLYRKYEKETVPAWEEARKLVTTNPDKAVRLANQVIELEPAHPAARKLLGNLYLKGGYCKGSVRNYRLYLRVMPLAGDKWKIHDQLQEKCPDFLKPEPKKEEVDLPDAEED, encoded by the coding sequence ATGTTAGTTATTGTGGCAAATCAAAAAGTCCTCTCACGTTCGTTTTTCTCCCTTTCTATACGTTTTGTTTGTTCTTTATCTTTGATCCTAACTCTTTTTGAGTGCAACATTTATCGAAGAATTTTTCCCAAACAAGATCTGTTTCTAAAATCGCTCAACCTCCCCGATTGGGTGTTGGATTCCTCCATTAAACTCAGAGTTTTATCCGGACTTCAGGATCTTCCCAACCCGGAAGATTCTCTGCCGGAAGACGAGATCGCAACCTTTGAAAATCGCGCGAGAAGAATCTTGGCTACTTCTCCGCAAGCCATGAAGGATCTGTTCGAAGCAACGGGATGTATCGACGGTTCCAAACTCGCGGGAATTCGCGCCAATCGAATCACGGAAAGAGAAGAGGATGTTTGGTTTGCAATTTGTCAGAACGGAAAAGAAGACGCGATCATCTTTCGTTTGTTCCAAATGGGAAATTCAGATTTGTATCGAAAGTATGAAAAAGAAACCGTTCCCGCTTGGGAAGAGGCAAGAAAACTCGTAACCACCAATCCTGATAAAGCGGTCCGACTTGCAAACCAAGTCATCGAATTGGAGCCCGCGCATCCTGCCGCGAGAAAATTACTCGGCAATTTGTATCTTAAAGGCGGCTACTGCAAAGGGTCCGTACGAAATTACAGACTTTATCTTCGCGTTATGCCTCTTGCAGGTGACAAATGGAAAATTCACGATCAACTTCAGGAAAAGTGTCCCGATTTTTTAAAACCCGAACCCAAAAAAGAGGAAGTGGATCTTCCTGATGCAGAAGAGGATTGA
- a CDS encoding PaaI family thioesterase, protein MSEVTNQSSEDHYRKLENMYQGAPINSYFKPELTINRGVAELKIRIREDFFHAAGATHGAVYFKAADDAAFFAANSLVKGRLVLTSTFHITLLRPIQSGTLTAKGNVVQNSANQIIAEAVLFDERGKEIGRGIGNFAKSKIPLTSEIGYKL, encoded by the coding sequence ATGTCAGAAGTAACAAATCAGAGCTCAGAAGATCATTATAGAAAATTGGAAAACATGTATCAGGGTGCTCCGATAAATTCTTATTTTAAACCGGAACTCACCATCAACAGAGGTGTCGCCGAATTGAAAATAAGAATTCGGGAGGACTTTTTTCACGCTGCAGGAGCGACACACGGAGCCGTATATTTTAAGGCTGCGGATGACGCCGCTTTTTTTGCCGCTAATTCTCTTGTTAAGGGACGTCTCGTTTTGACTTCTACGTTTCACATAACGTTGCTTCGACCGATTCAATCGGGAACGTTGACGGCAAAGGGAAACGTCGTACAAAATTCCGCGAATCAAATCATCGCAGAGGCTGTACTTTTTGACGAAAGAGGTAAAGAGATCGGCAGAGGAATCGGAAATTTTGCAAAGAGCAAAATTCCCTTAACTTCCGAAATCGGATACAAACTTTAA
- a CDS encoding tetratricopeptide repeat protein: MDNEIRKNRLFLEGMEEKELYFPEEKEPVRIRRSYNKLIIFWIAMGLLVFGGLGFAVYYQFFRARSPGSEFAGGFNKDLVQNKSDINRLLERPYLPNGNANPALAKCINLYKERFTRQAFDTCNEFLDSAGTQEEKSIALTVLGVIHDESGRYPQAIERLQKAIQYDPKNFHAYYNLTLAYKHVGRFADARMAALKAKEIAPNDPRVSLLAGNLFNELNDPDAAIDAYKEGLSASPDDMYLTYNLAVSYFKKGEIPQAEEEFKKVVMKSPSGRLAALSHSYLGNIAYNKQDYPSAEYHFRQASNLSPNEAKYLYNLAVVLQKNGKKEEALKYLELARDAGANDPEIYRLIAEGFSNLNQGEMSISALQKSLKYNPTDLDSLFQLAEAYYNKGDLLSAEETYRRIVSSTPGDSYTETALINLGVVLDQMERYGEAVAALNRVIELNPKNAKAYHTLGLVYKHSGNGTLAIENWRKSTAIEPENVQSREALGDYLLENKFFREAVEEYNGVVKHKTDAYKVYLKMAEAYMGMQDDSNAEKILLKVLNTSRDGADLKNAHKKLALLYNKSKDPDLKNRAKDEAFRSAHMDPEDMEGRLVLAKILIDSNSILDREKAIDELTAIVRSDVRPKTAAVAYNYLGICYFKNGEYKRAVRSFQSSIDLDPSLSEAYENKRAASAALEESTRREGFF; the protein is encoded by the coding sequence ATGGATAACGAAATCCGAAAAAACAGGTTGTTCTTAGAGGGAATGGAGGAAAAAGAACTCTACTTCCCGGAAGAAAAAGAGCCTGTTCGGATTCGAAGATCGTATAATAAACTCATAATATTCTGGATCGCGATGGGTCTGCTCGTTTTTGGCGGACTCGGCTTTGCGGTTTATTATCAATTTTTCCGAGCTCGGTCACCCGGTTCCGAATTTGCGGGAGGATTTAACAAGGATTTGGTGCAGAACAAATCCGATATCAACCGTCTTCTCGAAAGACCGTATCTTCCCAACGGAAACGCAAATCCTGCGCTCGCAAAGTGTATCAATCTTTATAAGGAAAGATTTACCAGACAAGCATTCGATACTTGTAACGAATTTTTGGATTCTGCAGGGACTCAGGAAGAGAAGTCGATTGCACTGACCGTATTGGGAGTGATTCACGACGAAAGCGGACGTTATCCGCAAGCGATCGAAAGACTTCAGAAAGCGATTCAATACGATCCTAAAAATTTTCACGCCTACTACAATCTTACTCTCGCGTACAAACACGTCGGAAGATTTGCGGATGCGAGAATGGCGGCTCTCAAAGCAAAGGAGATCGCGCCTAACGATCCGAGGGTTTCTCTTTTGGCGGGAAATCTTTTTAACGAACTAAACGATCCGGACGCTGCGATCGACGCGTATAAGGAAGGATTGTCCGCTTCTCCGGATGATATGTATCTCACATACAATCTCGCGGTGAGTTATTTTAAAAAGGGCGAGATCCCTCAAGCAGAAGAGGAATTTAAGAAAGTCGTAATGAAGTCCCCATCCGGAAGATTGGCGGCCTTATCTCATTCTTATCTTGGAAACATCGCATACAACAAACAGGATTATCCGAGTGCGGAATATCATTTCCGTCAAGCGAGCAATCTTTCGCCCAACGAAGCGAAGTATCTTTATAATCTCGCGGTCGTTCTTCAGAAAAACGGAAAAAAAGAGGAAGCCCTGAAGTATCTTGAATTGGCTCGAGACGCCGGTGCAAATGATCCCGAAATTTACAGGCTGATTGCGGAGGGATTTTCCAACTTAAATCAGGGTGAGATGTCCATCTCCGCGTTGCAGAAAAGTTTGAAATACAATCCTACGGATCTGGATTCCCTTTTTCAACTTGCGGAAGCGTATTACAATAAGGGTGATCTTCTTTCCGCGGAGGAAACCTATCGAAGAATCGTATCCTCCACACCGGGGGATAGTTATACGGAAACCGCGTTGATCAATTTGGGAGTGGTACTGGATCAGATGGAACGATACGGAGAAGCGGTCGCCGCACTCAATCGTGTGATCGAACTCAATCCTAAAAATGCAAAGGCGTATCATACTCTCGGGCTCGTTTATAAACATTCCGGAAACGGAACCCTCGCGATCGAGAATTGGAGAAAGTCGACTGCAATCGAACCCGAGAACGTTCAGAGTAGGGAAGCTCTCGGAGATTACCTTTTAGAAAACAAATTCTTTAGGGAAGCGGTGGAAGAATATAACGGAGTCGTAAAACATAAAACCGACGCGTATAAGGTCTATCTCAAAATGGCGGAAGCTTATATGGGAATGCAGGACGATTCCAACGCGGAAAAAATTCTTCTCAAGGTTTTAAATACTTCGAGAGACGGAGCCGATCTCAAAAACGCCCATAAAAAGCTCGCATTGTTGTATAATAAATCCAAAGATCCGGATCTGAAAAATCGGGCCAAGGATGAGGCGTTTCGTTCGGCGCATATGGATCCGGAAGATATGGAAGGTCGGTTGGTACTTGCAAAAATTCTAATAGACTCTAATTCTATTTTGGATCGGGAAAAAGCGATCGACGAACTGACGGCCATTGTTCGATCGGATGTCAGACCTAAAACCGCCGCCGTCGCATACAATTATCTCGGGATTTGTTATTTTAAAAACGGGGAATACAAACGCGCCGTCCGTTCGTTTCAGAGTTCCATCGATCTGGATCCTTCTTTATCCGAAGCATACGAGAATAAACGCGCTGCGTCGGCGGCCTTGGAAGAATCCACACGCAGAGAGGGATTTTTCTGA
- a CDS encoding DDE-type integrase/transposase/recombinase has product MKATATKTKNSYHTALVLKAQLGMLSKKERSNIPNSTYSDWKRRDLSLMIGFTEDDPIHFKDEIYRKISESKTFRKTLSALLLVFQFYFSITENIRGKRRIWNEQKKNIVSIITRILPLIGTKAACKLLKISTQRFYRWKNEVQCFTSTFNLCRKLHPKQLTSKEQTVIARYLKKPELQHWPLRSIFYQMLNDTKAFMNLSTFYKYAKALRPDFKRFRKPKQRIGIRASAPLSLLHMDTTILRTSDGSKAYIHFIMDNFSRTILGWKASLEWNAKNTVSNLREVCEKFNLYYRPIRLLCDDGSENQGAVNGFLDQPNLSIEKLVAQVDISYSNSMIEAVNKKMKYEFLFPKNPVSFEEVIDTLKVAVPEYNSRPSGVLFGFSPEQVLNGAKPDKFRFTEQIKRAASNRPKINKQGLCDPCVDQSTIPKNK; this is encoded by the coding sequence ATGAAAGCTACAGCAACCAAAACAAAGAATTCATATCACACCGCCTTAGTTCTCAAAGCGCAATTAGGAATGTTGTCCAAAAAGGAAAGATCAAACATACCGAACTCGACTTACTCCGATTGGAAAAGAAGAGACCTTTCCTTGATGATCGGCTTTACGGAAGACGATCCCATTCATTTCAAAGACGAGATCTACAGAAAAATCTCCGAAAGTAAAACGTTCAGAAAAACTCTTTCCGCTCTTCTTCTCGTTTTTCAATTTTACTTTTCCATAACGGAAAACATCCGAGGAAAAAGAAGAATTTGGAACGAACAAAAGAAAAATATCGTTTCGATCATTACAAGAATTCTTCCTCTCATCGGGACCAAAGCCGCCTGCAAACTCTTAAAGATCTCCACACAACGTTTCTATCGTTGGAAAAATGAGGTTCAATGTTTTACTTCTACTTTTAATCTTTGTAGAAAGCTGCATCCAAAACAACTTACTTCCAAAGAGCAAACGGTCATTGCTCGCTATTTGAAAAAGCCGGAGTTGCAACACTGGCCTCTCCGATCCATCTTCTACCAGATGTTAAACGACACCAAGGCTTTCATGAACTTAAGCACATTTTACAAATATGCCAAAGCCCTAAGACCCGATTTCAAACGGTTTCGAAAACCAAAACAAAGAATCGGAATCCGCGCATCCGCACCGCTATCCCTTCTTCATATGGACACAACCATTCTCCGAACTTCCGACGGCTCTAAAGCTTATATCCACTTCATCATGGATAATTTTTCCAGAACGATTCTTGGTTGGAAAGCATCCTTAGAATGGAATGCAAAGAATACGGTTTCAAATCTTCGTGAGGTTTGCGAAAAATTCAATCTCTATTACAGACCGATTCGTCTTCTCTGCGATGATGGTTCTGAAAATCAGGGTGCGGTCAACGGTTTCTTAGATCAACCCAATCTCTCCATCGAAAAGCTCGTCGCTCAAGTTGATATCTCCTACTCAAACAGCATGATCGAAGCCGTGAACAAGAAAATGAAATATGAGTTTCTGTTTCCTAAAAATCCGGTTTCGTTTGAGGAAGTCATCGATACTCTCAAAGTCGCGGTTCCCGAATACAACTCACGACCCAGCGGTGTTCTCTTCGGATTTTCTCCAGAACAAGTTTTAAACGGAGCCAAGCCGGACAAGTTCCGATTCACAGAGCAAATTAAAAGAGCCGCTTCCAATCGTCCGAAGATCAACAAACAAGGACTTTGCGATCCTTGTGTCGATCAATCTACGATTCCAAAGAACAAGTAA
- the nusB gene encoding transcription antitermination factor NusB, whose product MSARRTSREIAVMALYQLELTGPPLKEVLKFKWYDKKIIQEERDFAISIVNGVVKNQEQIDTLIKKYSKNWDFSRISVVNKAILRLSVYALLYSWEVPKNVTIDEAVELTKEFESEESARFVNGILDSILKNEIRSDG is encoded by the coding sequence ATGTCAGCCAGACGCACTTCCAGAGAAATCGCCGTAATGGCACTTTACCAACTGGAACTTACGGGACCTCCTCTCAAGGAAGTCCTGAAGTTCAAGTGGTATGATAAAAAAATCATACAGGAAGAAAGGGATTTCGCCATTTCCATCGTAAATGGGGTTGTGAAAAATCAGGAACAGATCGATACTCTGATAAAGAAGTATTCCAAGAACTGGGATTTCTCAAGAATCAGCGTAGTAAACAAGGCAATCCTTCGTTTGTCCGTCTATGCGCTTTTGTATTCCTGGGAAGTTCCGAAGAATGTGACGATCGACGAGGCCGTCGAGCTTACAAAAGAATTTGAAAGCGAAGAATCGGCTCGGTTTGTAAACGGAATCTTAGACTCAATTCTCAAAAACGAAATCAGATCCGATGGATAA